A portion of the Shimia isoporae genome contains these proteins:
- a CDS encoding serine hydrolase domain-containing protein: protein MTNAINLTRVTTALATGALTAMIALAPVAHAQDRDYSTHHELGLMQGFPPTADKQVDKSNALFGVPHNRWSYQNMNTLFPSASISNAQYPVDLVRAVDGGIERLDVAREDGSKVEFDTYLKETFTDSLVVIQGDKVVFERYLNGMNANQPHQMMSVTKSFAGLFGLMAAHEGLVDENDPVTKYVPELAESGAFGQATFKHALDMTASMDFSEDYADPNSGISAYAKVLGLVEATEEERVAETIYEFLPMMQKDSAHENGEIFHYQTPKTDVVNWVTNRATGESFQNNLQDKLWSKLGTDGETYVLLDRNGTLFAGGGLNATPNDLARFATMMLNDGEFNGQQVVAPEVIQELADGGSIEAFTNGTESKGVMGGNDWSYRAQWWVRHTPGHEAFSAIGVNGQWIYIDVERDIAIVKQSSQPESSTNYFDEYNINAFDQIIGHLTK, encoded by the coding sequence ATGACAAACGCGATTAATCTCACCCGCGTAACTACTGCACTGGCGACGGGAGCCCTGACCGCAATGATCGCTCTCGCACCCGTCGCTCACGCACAGGACCGCGACTATTCCACCCATCATGAACTCGGGTTGATGCAAGGCTTCCCACCGACCGCCGACAAGCAAGTGGACAAGAGCAATGCTCTGTTTGGCGTTCCGCACAACCGCTGGTCCTACCAGAATATGAATACCCTATTCCCGTCCGCTTCGATCTCCAACGCCCAGTACCCTGTCGATCTTGTGCGCGCCGTTGACGGCGGCATTGAACGCCTGGATGTGGCTCGCGAAGACGGCAGCAAAGTTGAATTCGACACCTATCTGAAAGAAACCTTCACAGACAGCCTGGTGGTCATCCAGGGCGACAAGGTTGTCTTCGAACGTTACCTGAACGGGATGAACGCCAACCAACCACACCAGATGATGTCTGTGACAAAATCCTTTGCTGGTCTTTTCGGATTGATGGCGGCTCATGAGGGACTGGTGGACGAGAACGATCCCGTGACCAAATACGTACCTGAGCTTGCAGAATCCGGCGCGTTTGGTCAGGCAACATTCAAGCACGCACTGGACATGACCGCGTCCATGGATTTTTCAGAAGACTACGCAGATCCGAATTCCGGCATCTCGGCCTATGCGAAGGTTTTGGGCTTGGTTGAAGCAACTGAGGAAGAACGTGTCGCAGAAACAATCTACGAATTCCTGCCAATGATGCAGAAAGATTCCGCCCACGAAAACGGCGAAATCTTCCACTATCAGACACCAAAAACAGATGTGGTGAACTGGGTCACCAACAGGGCCACAGGCGAAAGCTTCCAGAACAACCTGCAAGACAAGCTTTGGTCCAAACTCGGCACCGACGGAGAGACCTATGTCTTGCTCGACCGCAATGGCACTCTTTTTGCCGGTGGCGGCCTCAATGCGACACCAAATGACCTTGCCCGGTTCGCGACGATGATGCTTAACGACGGCGAATTCAATGGCCAGCAAGTTGTCGCCCCCGAGGTCATTCAGGAGCTCGCGGACGGCGGCAGCATCGAAGCTTTCACCAACGGCACCGAATCCAAAGGGGTTATGGGCGGCAATGACTGGAGCTACCGTGCGCAGTGGTGGGTACGCCACACCCCCGGTCACGAAGCTTTCTCGGCCATCGGTGTGAACGGGCAGTGGATCTACATTGATGTGGAACGTGACATCGCGATCGTCAAACAGTCATCCCAGCCGGAATCGTCCACAAACTACTTCGACGAATACAACATCAACGCCTTTGACCAGATCATCGGTCATCTGACGAAGTAA
- a CDS encoding outer membrane protein: MNYSSLKSMRAAAVAALVAASAVVAGSAHADTWDGAYFGFQFGAATTDLKDNDAAGLAGLQVGRDWQVGDWVMGVGLDASAMNGKTLGDDFKALGRLKVRGGYDFGRTLLYATTGASYGDHNVLGQDLGYFVGIGVEHKLTENWSISGEIAQHNFGNYNGSGKLEPTVATLGVNFRF; encoded by the coding sequence ATGAACTACTCCTCCCTCAAATCCATGCGCGCCGCTGCGGTGGCCGCTTTGGTCGCGGCCAGCGCCGTGGTCGCTGGTTCGGCCCATGCCGACACTTGGGATGGTGCCTATTTCGGCTTCCAATTCGGTGCCGCAACAACTGACCTCAAGGACAATGACGCCGCTGGCTTGGCTGGATTGCAGGTCGGTCGCGACTGGCAAGTCGGCGACTGGGTAATGGGTGTCGGCCTCGATGCTTCTGCCATGAACGGTAAAACACTGGGCGATGACTTCAAGGCGCTCGGCCGCCTCAAGGTCCGCGGCGGTTATGACTTCGGCCGGACGCTCCTCTATGCCACCACTGGCGCAAGCTATGGCGATCACAACGTCCTGGGCCAAGACTTGGGTTACTTTGTCGGGATAGGAGTTGAACACAAGCTGACCGAAAATTGGAGCATCAGCGGCGAAATCGCCCAGCACAACTTTGGGAACTACAACGGGTCCGGCAAGTTGGAGCCAACCGTTGCCACCTTAGGAGTCAACTTCCGCTTCTAA